A segment of the Nilaparvata lugens isolate BPH chromosome X, ASM1435652v1, whole genome shotgun sequence genome:
agtagtataaaaagggggAGTCTGGTGCACAAGTGCACCAGACTCCCctttacctcaaggtcatccaggtcaaccaccctaacctcaaggtcatccaggtcaaccaccctaacctcaaggtcatccaggtcaaccaccctaacctcaaggtcatccaggtcaaccaccctaacctcaaggccatctaggtcaaccacacccaccacaaggtcatctaggtcaaccacacccacctcaaggtcatctaggtcaaccacacctacctcaaggtcatcaaggtcaaccacacccacctaaaggtcatccaggtcaatcaccttaacctcaaggtcatccaggtcaaccaccctaacctcaaggtcacccaaaaaaaaaaaaaacaaaaaaaattaaaaaaaaatgaaaaaaaaaataaaaaaaaaattaaaaaaaaaataaaaaaaaaaaaaattaaaaaaaaaaaaaattaaaaaaaaaaataaaaaataaaaaaaaaagtaaaataaaaaaaattttaaaacacataaaattgggaaaaaagggaaaaaaaattccctccagatcctgaactggggtataaacggagttgttctacaaggagtgggacattgtgtctttgACAGTTGTGCCGTCAGTACATGTGTGTAccaccagtacgtgtgtgtgatttaaaaaaaaaaaaaaaataaaataaaataaaataaaaataaaaacacataaaatcaacaaaaaaaaattaaataaataaataaatgaataaaaaaaaaataaatgaataaaaacacttaaaattgggaataaatgggaaaaagagagaaaaggaaaaaagaagaaaaaaaaaatttccctactgatcttgaactgcccgccggtcgcccccgccggtcgcccggccgccacTGGTCACcccaccggtcgcccggccgccgccggtcggaagaagtatcatattctatataatttaagtctttaaacataaatcctctatggtgtagtggttagcaagtcagctttCTGAGTTGGAGGCTCTATGCTCGAATCCAAGGtggtaaaggtaagtattaaaggtcagtatcaacagaaccagaggatatattttttgtatgtagtgggtagactggcccaccactgccagtcatccCGCTGCCAGTTGTCCGGCCGCCACCAATCGCCTGGCCGCCGCCGGTCACATCACCGGTCGCCTGGCCGCCACCGATCACCCCGTTGGTCgccccaccagtcgccccaccatcgtcaccagtcgccccactatcgctgccagtcgtcccactatcaccaccagtcgccccactattaCCGCCAGttgtcccactatcgccaccagtcataccactatcgtcaccagtcATCCCACCATCGTCATCAGTCATCCCACTATCActgccagtcgtcccactatcgtcaccattcgccccactatcgccaccagtcgcccggccgccgccggttGCCCGGCCACTGCCAGTCGGCCACCGCCGGTCGTCCggccgccaccggtcgccccgCCGGTCGCCTCACCGGTCGTCCGACCGCCACCAACAGTCGACCTGCTGCGGCTGGCAATTGTCCCATTGGCTGAGCATGAGCATTCTCAATGACCCTAGCTCCTCCTGCCACATGGACCATGCTCACCAGTATTCAGCATGTCTGTGGCAGGATGGTAGGgtcatccactcagtggtcagtcagtcagtgttcagtcactgagtagtctgatcagtaactgatcagtcactgttcagtcactgatcactctgatcagtcactgttcagtcactgatcagactgatcagtaactgatcagtcactgttcagtcagtttGCACTCCGCACTTTGTATGGGtccaaaatgtataaatagtggagctcaaactctcagacctcagtatactgataaacactgaccagtatgtatatcaaacaaaggaaccatAAGCCAACATTGGAGGAGGTTGCTCCTACCATATTGGAGATTGCTAGGTTGGAGCGTGAAATCAAAAGGAGGCATAAGGAAATCATGCTGGGTAGACGGATTGCAGAAGAGAAACATGTGGAACACTTCAAACCTCTAGCTGAGCCACTAGTCAACCTAGTCGAAACCTTCCAACAGATGCCAGTTCAACAACCACAACTACCTCCATCAAGAGCATCCAAGAAGCATCCTAGGTATCTGAAGCCTAGAATAAAAATGCGCTCCAGGCATGTGAAGGGTAGGCAGAGACAATCCAAGCCAGAGTTGTTATCATCAGAACATCGTCCTTTCTTAGCAgcatcaacacaccacacataTCCTACTCCACCAACAACACCATTTGTTAAAGATGCCACATATACAAGGTGTGGACTTACTGGTGCAAGTAAAGCAAAACATAAGCTCCAACTCTCCAGCATTGATGAAGAGTCACCAACATTTGAATCATATGGAACTGGAGAAGTTTCAAGTCTAATGGCAGGCACCTCAAGAGTTGGACGGCAACTATGGAAAGCAGGAAAGCAGGCATttgaaggggatgagggtgaggagtataatatgagtagaggatatgatgatagcagtgatgaggagctgtctggagatggacaggatgatgataagaatgttgaacaattattgaatgaaagtcatGGTACAACATTTCAGAATATCCTTGATCAAACTGATCTAGCTGGAAAACAGGTAGCTGATTACATTAGAGGATCATTGAGCATGGACAATGACGATTTTGATGACACTTTTGGGCCAAGAGTGAGAGACAATGCTTACTACCTGGGCAATAAGTATTTAACTTTTGGAgagaatggtgatgaaattgtgCTGACTGACCCTGTAGATCAGGAAGAAAAGACCTTCACAGCTACATTGGGACTTTGTGAGTTGATTTTCAGGAAGAATCCAAATCGTGCATTAGTTGAATCTGCTGACAGACAGGCTTATGGAGAAATATTGAACTGGACCAGTGTGCACAGACAGAACAATGATCCAAGAGGTGAGATTGTTAACTACAACAAAGCCAAGTATAAGAATAAAATCAAACGCCTTTTGGATGATAGCAGAGATGGTGGTCAAAGACATTCTGGGAGACAAGTGACTGGGAGAGGATCTATTGCCCCAAGGCGTGATTTTAGTAAGGAGAAAAGTCAGAAGATCTATAGAGGAAGAGGTGTTCTGTCAGCTATCAAGGGAGCTGCTGGTACAATAGTTAATAAGGCAATCGACATTCTACCAGTTGAACTTCATATCCCTGGCTATCAATACTGTGGACCAGGAACAAAACTTCAGAAGCGATTAGCACAAGGTGATCCAGGAATCAACAAACTTGATCAGGCTTGCAAGGAGCATGATATTGCCTATTCCAAGAGTGGTGATACagcaagcagagcagtagcagacaGCATCTTGGCAGAGAGAGCCTGGGACAGAGTGAGATCTGATGATGCAGGGGTGTTGGAAAAagctgcagcactagcagtcacCAACATTATGAAGGCTAAGGCAAAATTTGGGGGAGGTATGAAAAGATCGCTGAAGGAAGTCAGCAGGGTGGTTGAGAAGGGGAAGGAACAAAAGATTCAACCatcgaagaaaaaatcaatgaaaggaggtctaggtctttacttgagacatcagaaaccaaaggttggtacaggtctttacttgagacagcAGAGATCAAAGGTCGGtaaaggtctttacttgagaaagCAGAGAACAGCAACACCTTAGACATTATATTGAGGtacaatcaaaatcataatgctatacaaaaatgtatatatattgGATACATAGCAGATTAGATTCATTGTGCTGGAATCATCTGTGGAGAATAGACATTTTGTCGATCAACTGTGTATCTAGAACAATAGAGAAGATGGTACTCCTATTCTCAAAGTGGGCCGACTATGGTGAGACAAATTTACCATCAATCTCCCCATTTGATCTGAAGATGGTTGAGTATCatgtagaagatgaggaagaggaaactgatATGGAGAAGGACAATGAggtagaggtggaagaggaagaggaggaagaggaagaggaggaggaggaggaggaggaagaggaggaggaggaagaggaagagaaggaggaagaggaaaaggaggatgatGTAGTGGTGAGAAATACTACTACACCTATACTTTTGACTCGAAGGAGCATCAATTACCTGAAGGAAAGAGGTTGTGAGGTGATTCAACATCAATGACAGGGTATTGTCTCTAACTGAAACAGTGTTCAAGAGGTATCACTGAATATCATCCGAAGACTATCAGACAACATAGAAGACTTGCCAAGGACTAGTGCTGGAAAAGGAGTCCACTACCTGGGACATCACCTGCTCAACATGGACCAAGGAGAAACATCATGGATACATCACTTTTCTGCACACTCAATATGATGAACAACTTAGATTTTGGAACAGAGATATACCTGCTTGTagtaaacttttcaatgaaatggatgttgaataaatcaataaatagccaattgtattccaaactgtTTACTTATTACCTACCATCTCCTTAGATATAGTTCAGCTATAAGTATATTCTGAGTGCCACTGACTGTGTTCAGAATGCTCATGCTCAGCCGGCGGGACAATTGCCAGCTGCAGCAGGTCGACTGTTGGTGGCGGTCGGACGACCGGTGAGGCGACCAGCTGGGCGACCAgtggccgggcgaccggtggcAGCCGGACGACCGGCGGTGGGCGACTGGCGGTGGCtgggcgaccggcggcggccgggcgactggtggcgatagtggggcgactggtgacgatagtgggacgactggcggcgatagtgggacgactgatgacgatggtgggatgactggtgacgatagtggtatgactggtggcgatagtgggacgactggcggtAATAGTGaggcgactggcggcgatagtgggacgactggcagcgatagtggggcgactggtgatgatggtggggcgactggtcgGGCGACCAACGGGGTTATCGGTGGCGGCCAGGCGACCGGCGGGGtgaccggcggcggccgggcgatCGGTGGCGGCCGGACAACTGGCAGCGGGATGACTTGCAGTGGTGGGCcagtctacccactacatacaaaaaatatatcctctggttctgttgatactgacctttaatacttacctttaccgccttggattCGAGCATAGAGCCTCCAACTCAAaaagctgacttgctaaccactacaccatagaggatttatgtttaaagacttaaattatatagaatatgatacttcttccgACCGGCGGGCAGTTCAAGATCagtagggaaattttttttcctcttttttcccttttttccctttttcccatTCATTCCCaattttaagtgtttttatttatttatttttttttgtattgatttatttatttttttttttttgttgattttatgtgtttttatttttattttattttattttattttatttttttttttaaatcacacacacgtactggtggTACACACACGTACTGACGGCACAACTGTcaaagacacaatgtcccactccttgcagaacaactccttttataccaCAGTTCAGGATCTGGAGGcaattttttttcccttttttcccgattttatgtgtttttaattttttttttttctaatttttttttttatttttttttttaattttctttttttaattttttttttttttttttttttttttttttttttttttttcaatttttttttatttttttttctaatttttttttatttttttttctaattttttttttcttttaattttttattattttttttttttttgggtgaccttgaggttagggtggttgacctggatgacctagAGGTTAAGGTGATTGACCTGGATTACCTttaggtgggtgtggttgaccttgatgaccttgaggtaggtgtggttgacctagatgaccttgaggtgggtgtggttgacctagatgaccttgtggtgggtgtggttgacctagatgaccttgaggttagggtggttgacctggatgaccttgaggttagggtggttgacctggatgaccttgaggttagggtggttgacctgaatgaccttgaggttagggtggttgacctggatgaccttgtgGTAAAGGGGGAGTCTGGTGCACTTGTGCACCAGACTccccctttttatactacttcTGCCAACTCAGAAGGACTGGTGCATCACCTCCTTCATGGTGGGCCAGTTTCCGATGGTTACCAGGGTGAGGCCCCGTCCGCGGTTGGCAGCAGTCAACCGGATGGGTGGAGGCAGGGGtgcttcctcttcctcctcctcagaGGAAACCACCATCACCTCCAGCACCTCTGGCAGTGGCAGTTGGTCACCGGTAGTGGGGGATTCGTCCAAAACTACGAGGATGCAGCGTGACTCAGTGGGAGCTGCTCCTCAAGCCTCTGTGAGACCCCTCTCCTGAACCCAGTCGGCTGCTTCTTGGTGCATGATGGCACTGGGGGCTCTGTGACCTCCTTGGGCGTCCCGTAGGCTGGCAAAATGGTATAGTCGCCTCCACCACCCTCTAGGAGGGCATCCTCATCCTCTGTCAGGACTTCGGAAATGTCCATCTTGGAGGATGCTGTGGCGGAGGTTGAGGGTAAGGGCACCTCGGCTCCAGCGGTGTTGGCTTGGGTCTTGGGTGTGGGGAGGCTGGATGTAGCAACTACATCCCGATCCCAGCGAGTCCTCAAAGCAGGAAAAAGGTCAAAGATCTTGTGCGAGGCTGCCTCCACCATGGCATCCTCTGGAGGGGTCCGCTGCTGCAACAGACAAAGAAGCTGGTGACAGATGAGTCACTCAGTTTGCCACCGGGAAAGCCCCTCGCGAACGTGGCGAAAACACTGCACATCTCATGCCTGGATGTGCTGCAGCCTCTTCACCTGGCAGTATTTTGACGTAACTGCATGGATGGTATCAAAATCTTGTGGCGTAGTCCGGTGCCCTGGGTCAAGGATGGTAGTGGTGCCCTCCTTCCTATTGACCATGGCGAGAGCGATGCCTCCTCACTGCACCAGGGAGATACCTAGGAGGGTGTCTCCCCTCATGTTCTGCAACACATCCCTCTTAGGTACGCCCTGCATGCCGGGTATGAAGGGCCTGGAAAGGCAGGAATCTCTTCTTATCACTGAGGGAGAGTCGCTCCAACTCGCAAAGGACCTTGTCGGTGAAGGAGATGTGATAAGATGGCATCCTTCTGAGAATGGAGATGAAGAACCGAGGGAAAACACAGTGATAAAGCGGTGGAAGATATGAGAAGGCACTGGGGAAGGAAACGCCTACTATGACAAAAATGCACtactaaaaaaaaacacaagtcAAATAAAAGCAGGAACAGTGGAAAATTAatttagaaaatgaatgaaaaaaactgaAGTGGGACAATTAATCAGAAAAAGGGAACTATACTGAATAACCAGAGATGACACAGTCAGAGTACCTCTGAGTTCAAGAAGAGCAGAGCTGCCTGATGTTACCCAGTCAGGAGCTGACAACAGACGGACTGTGGTGAACCAGAGAAGCTTCAATAAACTGGAGAAAACAGGAATAATCTGGAATTATCAGCttgaatttaatgaatttgcAAGATCCCACGAGAATAATCTGAGTTATAGACAAAACAACTTGATTGTCTTATCTTATTGTAAGCGACGACAGCTCAACAGTCACGTAGTACTGTAATTGAGATTAAAACTGGCAGTACTAAAACACTACAACATAGGATAAGTGCCATTTCccactgttcatttcaatataaaaatgatgaCGAATATTCGCTTATTGATTTTCTCAATAGAATTGATATATTGGAGAGAAAATATAGCCACTGAAAATAATCACACAAGCACAGGCGGTGAGAAACTTGGATCCGTCCTCAAAAATGTGACTGAATCACAATTAGAACAATAGCACAATAGAACTTTGACTACTGCAATACTAGTACAGTCCAAGTGATTTTCTAAACCAAtatgaaattgattgaattgaaataatgaagattttatttcaatttataactgGCCCTCAGGTCTTtatcttcaaaataatattggagagatcgaatcatattataataataaatattattattcagaatAGACTGACAGATAATCCTCTCCTAATAAACAAAATCGTCATATAGTTCACAGGCTATAACTGaatcagaaaaataaaataaatcgaaTTCCATATTTTTAACCCATGCTCGGTAATGACAATTGGATTAGAAGTTCTGAGATGGAAAGGGGGCGATTTTATTCAGGAGAGAAGAAATGAATAACAAGATTTTTCAGACTCAGCAGATAAAGCTCAAAGACTAATTATCTGAATAATTAAACTGGAATGGTTGAGTTGCCACTCAgcttaatttttaattctgtttAACCAGGAAAAACTACTCTGAATCTGTTATTAATTTTACTACctttaaataggcctattatcaATGTATTTCTCTagacaagaaataattatttccattctCCAATATTATGACTAATTTTAACTAGTGCCAATGCCACTAACTACCTCGAACCCCATAATTGAATGTGCACTATAAACTAAATGAATATTCTCTCCAAACTTGATGTTATTTTGCCCTTCTAGCCCCTCACCTTATTGCTGATGCTGGATTCCCCTTCCTCAGTACACAATCAGCTGCGTGGGTAGTCACCCGGTTTATGTGATTCCTCCTATTGTCGCCATCCTCCTCTGCACCAGCTTCTCTATTGTTGCCGTCTCCGCCATCATCACCGACTCCTACATCGTTGCTGACTCCTCCATCCTCGACCTCTTCGTCCTTGGGAAGGGGCGGCAAGATCTAGATATC
Coding sequences within it:
- the LOC120354547 gene encoding uncharacterized protein LOC120354547, which codes for MYIKQRNHKPTLEEVAPTILEIARLEREIKRRHKEIMLGRRIAEEKHVEHFKPLAEPLVNLVETFQQMPVQQPQLPPSRASKKHPRYLKPRIKMRSRHVKAGKQVADYIRGSLSMDNDDFDDTFGPRVRDNAYYLGNKYLTFGENGDEIVLTDPVDQEEKTFTATLGLCELIFRKNPNRALVESADRQAYGEILNWTSVHRQNNDPRGEIVNYNKAKYKNKIKRLLDDSRDGGQRHSGRQVTGRGSIAPRRDFSKEKSQKIYRGRGVLSAIKGAAGTIVNKAIDILPVELHIPGYQYCGPGTKLQKRLAQGDPGINKLDQACKEHDIAYSKSGDTASRAVADSILAERAWDRVRSDDAGVLEKAAALAVTNIMKAKAKFGGGMKRSLKEVSRVVEKGKEQKIQPSKKKSMKGGLGLYLRHQKPKVGTGLYLRQQRSKVGKGLYLRKQRTATP
- the LOC120354966 gene encoding uncharacterized protein LOC120354966, which gives rise to MVEAASHKIFDLFPALRTRWDRDVVATSSLPTPKTQANTAGAEVPLPSTSATASSKMDISEVLTEDEDALLEGGGGDYTILPAYGTPKEVTEPPVPSCTKKQPTGFRRGVSQRLEEQLPLSHAASS